In Xiphophorus couchianus chromosome 8, X_couchianus-1.0, whole genome shotgun sequence, the following proteins share a genomic window:
- the LOC114149608 gene encoding uncharacterized protein LOC114149608 codes for MFKAAAQEFVKRLTTGKHFIPNEDPETEVDLLTLVRIKKGIFWNYPKYKVLRSTLPKLVGVKTFSPGDKEDEMAVDFRMFRTISGNVQVKAGDVVDAGISADVVDAMTSVTIKKKTVDFDCVRETFRGKSINKEDLKHLKLNKQHTLGFVYERAYNTQPVTLTNVGSYEGKVSGLYQSLVNVGVGVKGELFATYKVPENKTFAYSLVEITVTKGKIEIPIETWSHKQDWLSDAIDNDILEKAREGIETKENILNLIDRLPESTRGDVLKKLREVLEEEDALSELEDMLNDSSGPPASKTVSSFMDILDQSKAPKARDGLCVLVASLDVLPLPLQRSLTSGSPESITVLNQLVESLKDNDEPKLTGSVPAGLQPDGDLRWAADLLCSSDEALKTLTDLFDLPPEVLLEVLALAVMGIHKLQGGE; via the exons ATGTTCAAAGCTGCAGCCCAAGAGTTCGTCAAAAGACTGACAACTGGCAAGCATTTCATTCCCAATGAAGACCCAGAGACAGAAGTAGACCTTCTGACTTTAGTCAGAATCAAGAAGGGGATTTTCTGGAATTATCCCAAGTACAAAGTGCTCAGGTCCACCTTACCTAAGCTTGTGGGGGTGAAGACGTTTTCACCAG GTGATAAGGAGGACGAGATGGCAGTGGATTTCAGGATGTTCAGAACGATCAGTGGAAACGTCCAAGTGAAGGCAGGAGATGTTGTGGATGCTGGGATAAGCGCTGATGTTGTGGATGCTATGACTTCTGTTACCATCAAGAAAAAGACAGTGGATTTTGATTGTGTGAGGGAAACTTTCAGGGGCAA GTCCATTAACAAAGAAGACCTGAAGCAtctgaaactaaacaaacaacacacactGGGGTTTGTTTATGAGAGGGCTTACAACACTCAACCTGTGACATTGACCAATGTAGGAAGCTATGAGGGAAAAGTCTCAGGATTGTATCAGAGCCTGGTGAATGTGGGTGTTGGG GTGAAGGGAGAGTTGTTCGCCACCTACAAGGtaccagaaaataaaacctttgctTACAGCCTGGTGGAGATCACAGTGACGAAGGGGAAGATCG AAATCCCTATTGAAACCTGGAGTCACAAACAAG ATTGGCTCTCTGATGCCATAGACAATGATATCCTGGAAAAAGCTAGAGAGG GGAttgaaacaaaggaaaatattCTGAACCTGATTGACAGACTTCCAGAGTCGACTCGTGGAGATGTGCTGAAAAAGCTCAGAGAGGTTCTGGAGGAAGAGGATGCTCTGAGTGAGCTGGAGGACATG ctGAACGACAGCAGTGGGCCTCCTGCTTCTAAGACTGTCTCTTCCTTCATGGACATCCTGGACCAATCCAAGGCCCCCAAGGCCAGGGACGGTCTTTGTGTTCTGGTTGCCTCCTTGGATG TTCTGCCTCTGCCACTGCAGCGATCTCTGACCTCAGGAAGTCCCGAGTCTATCACCGTCCTCAACCAGCTG GTGGAAAGTCTGAAGGACAACGATGAACCCAAGCTGACCGGTTCTGTCCCCGCCGGCCTGCAGCCAGATGGAGATCTGCGTTGGGCCGCTGATCTCCTCTGTTCCTCTGATGAGGCGCTGAAGACGCTGACTGATCTCTTCGATCTGCCACcagaggttctgctggaggttctggCTCTGGCCGTGATGGGAATCCACAAGCTGCAGGGCGGAGAGTAA